A segment of the Zingiber officinale cultivar Zhangliang chromosome 8B, Zo_v1.1, whole genome shotgun sequence genome:
agagtgtgatgggagagattgaggagagagaaagtgtgatgaggaacaaaagaaggaagagagtgcgatggaagatattgaggagagagaaagtatgatgagagagaaagtgtaatgagaaaaaaagaggaaagagagtgtgatatgagagattaaggagagagaaagtgtgtgataaaatgatgagagagaaactatgatgagagagaaaatataatgagagagaataagtgatatgaaagaaaaaataaataaatatattttgatatttgatattaatagagaaaattttagttttaagtcaagggtatttttggaataagagaatattttgattgatgaaaataggataatgactcattgaagaggaggtacatgggaatgagtcattacccaatttcaaggattcattcccttatttatattcctattcctataatccaaacattaacaatggaaatcaatgattctcatttctattccccactcctattatcctaaaccaaacgcccccttagttcaTTTTAAGTTCAACTCAATTATTTTATTAAACAAATCTGAACACTCCAAAATTCGACTAGACTTATTTATAGCCCTACTTGTGTGGTTGTGGCTGACCGTTTCACATTCTTTGTTTTAATTCGCCCTCCTGCAGAATGCTCATCAACTATATACAGGAGAATTGCCGAGAGCATAATAATGTTAATTGGTCAAGACACGGCAAAGGTTTAATGCTATATGACTCCATTAATCAAAACTCCTCCCACCTATAAACTAATCAGATGTGACAATCTAAAATAATGACACCATGCATGTCTGATTCACGGGCACAGGATACTTCGATACACACTATATACTATGAATAAACAGGCTGCAAAGAAATCGATAAACATCTTGAAGCATGGACAATTTAATGTGGTTTCTCAAGGTAACTCTAATAAACAAGGTACAACAGAAACAAAACTATACTCGGATAATCAATGATGAAATTGTTCCTATTTTCCGCTGCAGGTGGGAAATCGCACCAACATGGTGGTATCATGATGCTTAAACAAACACAATTTGTTGAACACATTGCTCAGCTGACTTTTGTCCAAGTGACTACCTTGTGCCGCTTTGGAAAGGTCCAAAGGTCTCCAGTTCCAAGAACAATAGTGTGCCAAAGAGAGCCAAATTCTGAAACATATTAAAGCGAAATGAGTCAATTTGATAGAAGTCcttaaaaccaaaatacaaagcgaaggaaaaaaaaaatgaaagcccCAGGATAAACTTGCTTGGGTTGGGGTCAAGTATTCAGCACCCAAATTAACAGCTAAGAATCCAAACTCGACTTTTAAAATCTCTTTGGAGCATCTAATACATGTAATGAGTTATACTAATGGATAACCATGTTGTGATGTTGACCATAAACACACTAGTTCTTATATGGTTAAATTATAAATTGATATAGAAGCCAATCATACACTATAGAAAACTTTTAGAATGGAACACATATCTAGTTGTGTTATGTGCGTCGAGCAAGCAAACTGAGGGAAAACAGGCAGCAAATTATCTTATAGAATTTGAGTTAAATCCTTCGAATGGATAAAGTGAATAGCAAGAAAGTGACTAAACCATAAGTAGAAGCTAGGATGTTAAAGAGAAAGCACAGGTATGGAGAAAATGCAATGGAAGTCCACACTTCCTGAGTTCCAAATTTCTTTGAATGGATTATGTTTCAAGAAACTTTCCAAAATAACGTAATATAGCTTCAAGACGGACCCAATGACAAGCTTCAATAAGATTCTGGAAGTGCATAGTTTATGATGAACAACCAAAACTAATCAAATTAAGGACAaagtttataagaaaaatagcAATGTTCTACACAGTGTAGGCAAAAGCTCTCTATTTTGGGCAAAAATGCTTCCTGTCAGGAAAAACTCATCAAAAAGTTTGCATTTGCTCAAGACATACCAGGAGATTTGAATGAAGAATTGGCTCCGGTGCTCTAAATTTGCACTCTTGCCCTTTTTCGAGCTAGATAACGCTCTCTGGCAGCTGCCACTGCATCCTCATTTCTCTTGTACTGCTCATTGTTTGTAACTGGAGCTGCAGGTTCATTCTTTCCATCTAAAGCTGTGGACTGCTCACTTGCATGATCAGCAGCAACTTTATTTGATTTGTAGGGTGAATGACTAGAAGACTCAGCTTGAGTACCGTCTTGCTCTCTGTTTTTGCTATTGTCTCTACTTGCACTAGTTTCAGTAGGGCTATAATCAGCTTGCTTTGGAGTATCTTTTGCTGGCTCTCTTTCATGCATTTTTGTGGTCTCTGCCGATTGAGCACCAAAAGCTACATTCTTTTTGAGACCAAAGTAAAAGTCACTAAGATCACTCTTCTTTGTTACCTGAAGAAAAGCCAGAGAAATTCAATGTGCTTGACTGGAAACCTTGTTTATTAGAGCAAGaaaagacaaaaaaggagcaaTTTAGAAGAGATGAACTACTTACATCTTCCCTTTCCTCACGAATTTTGAGCTGCCTCTCTTCTTCTAACCATTTTGCCTGTTCTGCTAGCTTTTTCTTGTAGGCACTGGTTACAAACTTCTCCTTATCGGCATAAAGGTGATCTTCTTTACTTCTCTCTTTCAGCAACTTCCTTTCATATACAATTTCATGTTCACGCTCACGTTGTTTTGCCTTCTCCATAAGTGTTTCTATGTATTTTGACTGCAACAAAGCCAAACACAGGAATAAACTTTTTCAGATGCATCAATGTGAAAAATCGATGGACCTAATCATACACAGAAATTGTGAAGGATCTATACAAGGGCATCAGCCTTCTTCAATTAGGAAACGCATACATTGTAGCCCATGAAAATATGTGCCAAGTGATACAagaacaaaataaataaacaaacaacataagAAGCACCTCTAAATTGCTAGGGGTTGACACCACAAAATTTTGGGTAGAGTAGAATTGCTGAGAATAGAAAATTGATATTGtaccaaaacaaaaacaaacaaaaaatagtGGGTCGTGTTATTTTaacaaaaatacaaaaacaaaacaaaaacaaaatttgcTGATTTTCATTTCATATAAATTTGCTAGAAAATGCAATCGAGGTTGAAaaacaaaatcacaaaataaggaATAGTTAAATGAATTTTATTGCTTTGAAATCATGAGAATTTGAACTTCTCAACAACAATGGATTTATAAAAGGGATTAATTATTAGATGCAATCTACAATCTCAAAGATAAGGTGAAATGAAACTAGTTTTCGTGCCTCTTCAAACAGACAAATTACGTTTTGATTTCTAGAGAACTTTACAGATTAGAAATTTTACCTTACCATTTATTGACTCCAGACAGGGCGGGTCTATTATAATCAAATTCTTCttatatataataaattcaaGTTTTCAACAATAAGGTTGTACCTTTCTATCGGTCCGATCTTGAATCTTAGGGCGTGCAGCCTGCTCTTTCATCGTATCATAAACCCCATCGTAGTCAAATACGGAGGGATCCTCTTCCATGGCCTGTTTGTGCTGCTCCTCAATCTACCAAATTCCACCCTCGATTAGACAATATGAAAACCATTAACATCCTGTCGATGAAATGAATAAAGATAAAACAATACCTTCTGCAGAGCCTTATTCTTGGACGCTTGTCGAGATATTTCTCTCTCAACGTCATCCTCATCGTCATCACCAAAACCGAAGGCAGGAGGTGGAGGGCGAGAAGGAGGAGGCTTCGAGGATTTGTTCGCCGGTGGAACTCGAAGCTGGAGTCCATACTTCTTCATATTGAGCCGCCGCTGTGGTGATCCTCAAGGCTGCAAGCAATTTGAAGAGGTGAGGCGAAGAGAGAAGGGGCTCGTTCGTCGGAACGGACGTGGAACGGTCGGAACGGGCGTTCCGGCGCGGGAACGCCTCACGCCGTTCTAAAGTTCCGGTAAATAATGGCGCTTGCTCTGAAACGACGTTCTTTGACGTTATAACAGTAAATGAACGGATCGGAAGGCCGGAACGGATCGGAAATGATTACCTCCGGATGAATCGGACAAGGACGTTGGGGGCGCTCCGGCGTGGCCTGATCGGGAAGTGGCGCGCTGTCGAAGAACAAGCGGCGATTTAGGGTTTCGAGGTGAGAGAAGACAGAGAAGACGCAGGTGAATAGAAATTTAGAACttagattttaataaataaaattcattttctaaaatataatcatttaatatattatataataaaatataataaaaatcattttaatttttttaaatctaaaaaaaatctatataatcatataattttttgtattaactattatttatattatttttatttttataaataaatttaattagattaaattttaattaattttaattattaccatagatttattatttattcttattATTACGTTGTTTAGTATTTTAGGTATATCCTCAAATAATTAGtacattattaaatatttaatatgtgCTATTTTTATAATTCTTAAATTACTAATATACTAAAcacaaattataaatttaaaattttattaagtcaaaatatatatatatatatatatattcgtttTATGAAATGATATTGAAATTAGAACTGTAGAATCCGTAACAGTTATCACGACTATTTCAACAAAATACGACTATTTCAACAAACCATACTCAAAACATAAAAGGGATAGAAGGATTCTCCAAATCTGAGTTTAGGGTTTGGTAGTCGAAAATCGTGAGGTTGAGGGAAGACTGAAGAGGGAGACAGTATTGTTTTTAAATTCAGTTAATTcgttattaattttgtataaattttttcaaattattttttaaataaatttaattaattcggtattaatcgaaataattaatttttaatttgatttggttaattcaattttaataaaactttgattAAATTCGATtagtcaatataaattaatttttgattaatttaattaatttatggaccAAATTAACCGAATGTTTACCATTATATGTGACAGATGAGACCGCCAGAGATATGTGACAGATGAGACAACCGTAGACTATTGGACACGGGGTTGCAAAATTTTGacatttataataaattattttaaaataattggaAGCTATAGATTTTATTGTCACTTTTTTTTAGACACTTTGATTATTGTTTTTTAATTTAAGTATCTAGTTCTAATCCGGATAGTCAATCCAATTTgatgaaaaaaaattatcaatcattAGTATAAATTAAGAAGTACTCAAGAAAATGCATCTAAACACGATGTTCTTGGATGTATGATATCATAGTTAAAATTCAAATCTTAAATACCTAATTAACCACTTACAAAATCCAACTGCTAATGCAACAC
Coding sequences within it:
- the LOC122017511 gene encoding nuclear speckle splicing regulatory protein 1-like, whose amino-acid sequence is MKKYGLQLRVPPANKSSKPPPSRPPPPAFGFGDDDEDDVEREISRQASKNKALQKIEEQHKQAMEEDPSVFDYDGVYDTMKEQAARPKIQDRTDRKSKYIETLMEKAKQREREHEIVYERKLLKERSKEDHLYADKEKFVTSAYKKKLAEQAKWLEEERQLKIREEREDVTKKSDLSDFYFGLKKNVAFGAQSAETTKMHEREPAKDTPKQADYSPTETSASRDNSKNREQDGTQAESSSHSPYKSNKVAADHASEQSTALDGKNEPAAPVTNNEQYKRNEDAVAAARERYLARKRARVQI